In Helicoverpa zea isolate HzStark_Cry1AcR chromosome 3, ilHelZeax1.1, whole genome shotgun sequence, the following proteins share a genomic window:
- the LOC124646294 gene encoding uncharacterized protein LOC124646294 yields the protein MSSNSNVSDSATQAGDADGAPPAKRPMTNGDLTTLQTNTNPNTQLVRMICQDLQSDIVNFTGFRNFFISCVPNYTLPSRQDVLEKLIPEEYNKEKIKLKENLKSVDDLAISIEVWRWDNGQAGHIKMWSLTIHFIHQDQYVSQNLLTLEQKANVAEIAKEIKTALIDWEILDKVVCFVIQKVHSNKPNLQLAVTKELKIPHVYCVASAINQVVEDGLQYIYVTKDFRKRYAQLLKFTRNSEYVFSWHQYYADLQNFKTGPQRGCIVINGKDYSDLNECLQILKHFETWTNTLSAFQSNFESSDHNFAEKASFMDPRYKDKSIIYTTNGVKDYGYITITDELYQRVLSMKQEAGTQSLQNIPDLQTPGPSSSHSVTANQAVPRGLPTAELLLDFLNEKERTREFRLVLYYKNMLIHEPGQNVDPFKFWNVFRLLYLSSNPDPTVREFYKMSQKYLCIPATAVPVETIPGEFLWAKTPNEKLYNERRERLPHEKISEILFLHSYYFRN from the exons ATGAGCAGCAACAGCAACGTCAGTGACAGTGCGACGCAAGCAGGTGACGCCGATGGCGCTCCTCCAGCTAAGCGGCCGATGACAAACGGTGATTTAacaacattacaaacaaacacaaacccAAACACACAGTTGGTGAGAATGATTTGCCAGGATTTGCAGTCTGACATAGTGAACTTCACTGGTTTTCGGAACTTTTTCATCAGTTGTGTGCCAAATTACACTTTACCATCCAGGCAAGATGTCTTGGAGAAACTCATTCCTGAAGaatacaataaagaaaaaattaagTTGAAAGAAAACTTGAAATCAGTGGATGATTTGGCCATCTCAATAGAAGTTTGGCGGTGGGACAATGGTCAGGCAGGTCATATTAAGATGTGGAGTCTGACCATTCATTTTATTCATCAAGACCAATATGTAtcgcaaaatttgttaacaTTGGAACAGAAAGCCAATGTGGCAGAAATCGCAAAAGAAATCAAAACAGCTCTGATTGATTGGGAGATTCTAGATAAAGTTGTGTGTTTTGTTATACAGAAAGTTCACTCAAATAAACCAAACCTCCAATTGGCAGTTACAAAAGAATTGAAGATACCACACGTGTACTGTGTGGCTTCTGCAATAAACCAAGTAGTGGAAGACGGCTTGCAATACATTTATGTAACCAAAGACTTCCGAAAAAGATATGCACAGTTATTAAAATTTACGAGAAACTCTGAATATGTTTTTTCATGGCACCAGTATTATGCAgatttgcaaaatttcaaaACAGGTCCTCAAAGAGGCTGTATTGTGATCAACGGCAAAGATTACAGTGACCTTAATGAATGCCTTCAAATTCTAAAACACTTTGAAACTTGGACTAATACTTTGTCCG CATTTCAGTCAAATTTTGAAAGCAGTGATCACAATTTTGCAGAGAAGGCCAGTTTCATGGATCCCAGATACAAAGACAAATCAATCATTTATACTACAAATGGTGTCAAGGACTATGGGTATATTACTATAACTGATGAATTGTACCAACGTGTGTTGTCAATGAAACAGGAGGCAGGTACACAATCTTTGCAAAACATTCCTGACCTACAGACACCCGGACCATCATCTTCTCACAGCGTCACAGCGAACCAGGCAGTACCGCGTGGATTACCAACTGCAGAACTGTTGTTGGACTTTctaaatgaaaaagaaagaaCTCGTGAATTCAGATTGGTATTGTATTATAAGAATATGTTGATACACGAGCCAGGTCAAAATGTTGACCCCTTTAAGTTTTGGAATGTGTTTcgtttactttatttaagtaGTAATCCTGATCCCACTGTAAGGGAGTTTTATAAAATGTCTCAGAAATATTTGTGTATTCCTGCCACCGCAGTCCCAGTTGAAACGATTCCTGGTGAATTCCTCTGGGCCAAAACACCCAATGAAAAATTGTATAATGAACGCAGGGAACGTCTGCCTCATGAAAAGATttcagaaatattatttttacatagttattattttagaaattaa